In Tachysurus vachellii isolate PV-2020 chromosome 3, HZAU_Pvac_v1, whole genome shotgun sequence, one genomic interval encodes:
- the asb2a.2 gene encoding ankyrin repeat and SOCS box protein 2 isoform X1, which yields MAAAQVSAPSLTTSSVDMEDYSVYANMSEEQLLQLAIEQSLADANTQQICSRAPRQIAQCSHISQSMNIQPPANPPANPPANPPANPPANPPLNLSTSKNQSSRITRDAQNHYFRKDKQEVIAWTRQNGFLRVTVEPVKDLDPFLSAIWKGDAKALSALIQTKSRNLLEANQEGWLPLHESAYYGHIDCLNILLSAEPGTINRRTLKNQTPLLLAVTRRHLACVRYLLEKGADVNLANIQWETPLYKACEKGTEEAVALLIRHGASTNKATEQGSTPLHEAVASKKVEICKMLLQAKANLMAKNVYGIDPLFTAAQCGTSEVLSFLIMKGADINTQANDGASALYEASKNGHTKVVEILLSKRADVNKANKAGLLPIHVAAKNGHDGIVAMLISRTSKAKIKHCGISPLHMAAERNRDNILEMLIEGGLDVNFMLSENWSKMYEDRRSTTLYCAVCNSNVDATTMLLEAGAKPNLDTFNPLLVAVRKGRMEIVKLLVDYGAHINSILPTHPTDFPAALIFCLNYLPMFKYLMDNGCDALSCFKCDYGSNTHPPIKSNSDCRDRLYYISDETPNSSIQFCEMISKPSVTSWAGPIIDILLDYVGQVKLCSRLTEHLDSYCDWAQIKEKAMLPRPLMHLCRIKIRQQLGIQRLRQMNSLPLPGRLIRFLRHEREFFF from the exons ATGGCGGCTGCACAGGTGTCGGCCCCAAGCCTGACGACTTCCTCTGTGGACATGGAGGACTACAGCGTTTATGCTAACATGTCTGAGGAGCAGCTCCTTCAGCTAGCTATTGAACAAAGTCTCGCTGATGCTAATACTCAGCAAATCTGCTCTCGGGCCCCAAGACAGATAGCTCAGTGTTCACATATCTCACAGTCTATGAACATACAACCTCCTGCAAACCCACCTGCTAATCCACCTGCTAACCCACCTGCTAACCCACCTGCTAATCCACCACTCAACCTGTCAACAAG TAAGAACCAATCTTCAAGAATCACCCGAGATGCTCAAAACCATTACTTCAGAAAGGACAAGCAGGAAGTGATTGCTTGGACAAGACAAAATGGATTTCTTAGGGTTACTGTCGAACCAGTCAA GGATTTAGACCCTTTTCTCTCAGCAATTTGGAAAGGAGATGCTAAGGCGCTAAGTGCGCTAATACAAACCAAGTCCAGAAACCTTCTGGAAGCTAATCAGGAGGGTTGGCTTCCCCTGCATGAGTCTGCCTACTACGGCCATATTGATTGTCTAAATATTTTGCTAAGTG CCGAACCGGGGACAATTAACAGAAGAACCCTAAAGAACCAAACGCCGCTTCTTCTGGCCGTGACTCGCCGACATTTAGCTTGTGTCAGATATCTCTTGGAGAAAGGTGCTGATGTCAACCTGGCAAACATCCAATGGGAGACTCCACTGTACAAAG CTTGTGAAAAGGGAACCGAAGAAGCTGTTGCTCTTCTGATAAGACACGGAGCATCAACAAACAAGGCAACTGAGCAAGGCTCAACACCATTGCATGAAGCAGTAGCAAGCAAAAAGGTGGAGATATGCAAGATGCTACTGCAAGCAAAGGCAAATCTGATGGCTAAAAACGTTTATGGCATAGATCCTCTATTCACAGCAGCTCAGTGTGGCACTTCTGAAGTTCTTAGCTTCCTGATCATGAAAG GTGCAGACATCAACACTCAGGCTAACGATGGTGCTTCAGCCTTGTATGAAGCCTCTAAAAATGGTCACACAAAAGTTGTGGAAATACTCTTATCCAAAAGGGCTGACGTTAACAAAGCTAACAAAGCTGGACTACTTCCTATTCATGTTGCTGCTAAAAATGGACATGATGG AATTGTTGCCATGCTAATATCAAGAACTAGCAAGGCCAAAATAAAGCACTGTGGCATAAGTCCTCTTCATATGGCTGCAGAACGCAACAGAGACAATATTCTTGAGATGCTGATAGAGGGCGGTTTGGATGTCAACTTCATGCTGTCAGAGAATTGGTCCAAAATGTATGAGGATCGTCGAAGCACCACACTCTACTGTGCTGTTTGCAACAGTAATGTTGATGCAACCACAATGCTCCTGGAGGCTGGTGCGAAACCAAACTTGGACACTTTCAATCCTCTTCTTGTTGCTGTGAGGAAGGGCCGCATGGAAATTGTCAAGCTTCTGGTCGACTATGGTGCACATATCAACTCCATCCTTCCAACTCATCCTACCGACTTCCCGGCTGCTCTGATTTTTTGCCTGAACTACTTGCCAATGTTTAAGTACCTCATGGATAATGGGTGTGATGCCCTATCGTGTTTTAAGTGTGACTACGGCAGCAATACTCACCCACccattaaatccaacagtgatTGCAGGGACAGGCTATATTACATCAGTGATGAAACTCCAAACAGCAGCATACAG TTCTGTGAGATGATCTCCAAGCCATCGGTCACCAGTTGGGCTGGACCTATCATAGACATACTGCTAGACTATGTGGGTCAAGTGAAGCTCTGTTCCAGACTTACTGAACACCTGGACAGTTACTGTGACTGGGCTCAAATCAAAGAGAAAGCAA TGCTTCCTCGCCCCCTGATGCATCTCTGCAGGATAAAGATTCGTCAGCAGCTGGGAATCCAGAGACTAAGACAGATGAACAGTCTTCCTCTGCCTGGGAGGCTTATCAGGTTCTTACGGCATGAGagagaattctttttttaa
- the asb2a.2 gene encoding ankyrin repeat and SOCS box protein 2 isoform X3, producing MPKNQHIHTQYTELQRVFVKCRKCFVNHPYSKNQSSRITRDAQNHYFRKDKQEVIAWTRQNGFLRVTVEPVKDLDPFLSAIWKGDAKALSALIQTKSRNLLEANQEGWLPLHESAYYGHIDCLNILLSAEPGTINRRTLKNQTPLLLAVTRRHLACVRYLLEKGADVNLANIQWETPLYKACEKGTEEAVALLIRHGASTNKATEQGSTPLHEAVASKKVEICKMLLQAKANLMAKNVYGIDPLFTAAQCGTSEVLSFLIMKGADINTQANDGASALYEASKNGHTKVVEILLSKRADVNKANKAGLLPIHVAAKNGHDGIVAMLISRTSKAKIKHCGISPLHMAAERNRDNILEMLIEGGLDVNFMLSENWSKMYEDRRSTTLYCAVCNSNVDATTMLLEAGAKPNLDTFNPLLVAVRKGRMEIVKLLVDYGAHINSILPTHPTDFPAALIFCLNYLPMFKYLMDNGCDALSCFKCDYGSNTHPPIKSNSDCRDRLYYISDETPNSSIQFCEMISKPSVTSWAGPIIDILLDYVGQVKLCSRLTEHLDSYCDWAQIKEKAMLPRPLMHLCRIKIRQQLGIQRLRQMNSLPLPGRLIRFLRHEREFFF from the exons ATGCCAAAAAATCAGCATATACATACTCAATATACAGAGCTACAAAGAGTGTTTGTAAAGTGTAGAAAGTGTTTTGTAAATCATCCTTACAGTAAGAACCAATCTTCAAGAATCACCCGAGATGCTCAAAACCATTACTTCAGAAAGGACAAGCAGGAAGTGATTGCTTGGACAAGACAAAATGGATTTCTTAGGGTTACTGTCGAACCAGTCAA GGATTTAGACCCTTTTCTCTCAGCAATTTGGAAAGGAGATGCTAAGGCGCTAAGTGCGCTAATACAAACCAAGTCCAGAAACCTTCTGGAAGCTAATCAGGAGGGTTGGCTTCCCCTGCATGAGTCTGCCTACTACGGCCATATTGATTGTCTAAATATTTTGCTAAGTG CCGAACCGGGGACAATTAACAGAAGAACCCTAAAGAACCAAACGCCGCTTCTTCTGGCCGTGACTCGCCGACATTTAGCTTGTGTCAGATATCTCTTGGAGAAAGGTGCTGATGTCAACCTGGCAAACATCCAATGGGAGACTCCACTGTACAAAG CTTGTGAAAAGGGAACCGAAGAAGCTGTTGCTCTTCTGATAAGACACGGAGCATCAACAAACAAGGCAACTGAGCAAGGCTCAACACCATTGCATGAAGCAGTAGCAAGCAAAAAGGTGGAGATATGCAAGATGCTACTGCAAGCAAAGGCAAATCTGATGGCTAAAAACGTTTATGGCATAGATCCTCTATTCACAGCAGCTCAGTGTGGCACTTCTGAAGTTCTTAGCTTCCTGATCATGAAAG GTGCAGACATCAACACTCAGGCTAACGATGGTGCTTCAGCCTTGTATGAAGCCTCTAAAAATGGTCACACAAAAGTTGTGGAAATACTCTTATCCAAAAGGGCTGACGTTAACAAAGCTAACAAAGCTGGACTACTTCCTATTCATGTTGCTGCTAAAAATGGACATGATGG AATTGTTGCCATGCTAATATCAAGAACTAGCAAGGCCAAAATAAAGCACTGTGGCATAAGTCCTCTTCATATGGCTGCAGAACGCAACAGAGACAATATTCTTGAGATGCTGATAGAGGGCGGTTTGGATGTCAACTTCATGCTGTCAGAGAATTGGTCCAAAATGTATGAGGATCGTCGAAGCACCACACTCTACTGTGCTGTTTGCAACAGTAATGTTGATGCAACCACAATGCTCCTGGAGGCTGGTGCGAAACCAAACTTGGACACTTTCAATCCTCTTCTTGTTGCTGTGAGGAAGGGCCGCATGGAAATTGTCAAGCTTCTGGTCGACTATGGTGCACATATCAACTCCATCCTTCCAACTCATCCTACCGACTTCCCGGCTGCTCTGATTTTTTGCCTGAACTACTTGCCAATGTTTAAGTACCTCATGGATAATGGGTGTGATGCCCTATCGTGTTTTAAGTGTGACTACGGCAGCAATACTCACCCACccattaaatccaacagtgatTGCAGGGACAGGCTATATTACATCAGTGATGAAACTCCAAACAGCAGCATACAG TTCTGTGAGATGATCTCCAAGCCATCGGTCACCAGTTGGGCTGGACCTATCATAGACATACTGCTAGACTATGTGGGTCAAGTGAAGCTCTGTTCCAGACTTACTGAACACCTGGACAGTTACTGTGACTGGGCTCAAATCAAAGAGAAAGCAA TGCTTCCTCGCCCCCTGATGCATCTCTGCAGGATAAAGATTCGTCAGCAGCTGGGAATCCAGAGACTAAGACAGATGAACAGTCTTCCTCTGCCTGGGAGGCTTATCAGGTTCTTACGGCATGAGagagaattctttttttaa
- the asb2a.2 gene encoding ankyrin repeat and SOCS box protein 2 isoform X2: MAAAQVSAPSLTTSSVDMEDYSVYANMSEEQLLQLAIEQSLADANTQQICSRAPRQIAQCSHISQSMNIQPPANPPANPPANPPANPPANPPLNLSTSKNQSSRITRDAQNHYFRKDKQEVIAWTRQNGFLRVTVEPVKDLDPFLSAIWKGDAKALSALIQTKSRNLLEANQEGWLPLHESAYYGHIDCLNILLSAEPGTINRRTLKNQTPLLLAVTRRHLACVRYLLEKGADVNLANIQWETPLYKACEKGTEEAVALLIRHGASTNKATEQGSTPLHEAVASKKVEICKMLLQAKANLMAKNVYGIDPLFTAAQCGTSEVLSFLIMKGADINTQANDGASALYEASKNGHTKVVEILLSKRADVNKANKAGLLPIHVAAKNGHDGIVAMLISRTSKAKIKHCGISPLHMAAERNRDNILEMLIEGGLDVNFMLSENWSKMYEDRRSTTLYCAVCNSNVDATTMLLEAGAKPNLDTFNPLLVAVRKGRMEIVKLLVDYGAHINSILPTHPTDFPAALIFCLNYLPMFKYLMDNGCDALSCFKCDYGSNTHPPIKSNSDCRDRLYYISDETPNSSIQFCEMISKPSVTSWAGPIIDILLDYVGQVKLCSRLTEHLDSYCDWAQIKEKAIHHRATYPHTHG, translated from the exons ATGGCGGCTGCACAGGTGTCGGCCCCAAGCCTGACGACTTCCTCTGTGGACATGGAGGACTACAGCGTTTATGCTAACATGTCTGAGGAGCAGCTCCTTCAGCTAGCTATTGAACAAAGTCTCGCTGATGCTAATACTCAGCAAATCTGCTCTCGGGCCCCAAGACAGATAGCTCAGTGTTCACATATCTCACAGTCTATGAACATACAACCTCCTGCAAACCCACCTGCTAATCCACCTGCTAACCCACCTGCTAACCCACCTGCTAATCCACCACTCAACCTGTCAACAAG TAAGAACCAATCTTCAAGAATCACCCGAGATGCTCAAAACCATTACTTCAGAAAGGACAAGCAGGAAGTGATTGCTTGGACAAGACAAAATGGATTTCTTAGGGTTACTGTCGAACCAGTCAA GGATTTAGACCCTTTTCTCTCAGCAATTTGGAAAGGAGATGCTAAGGCGCTAAGTGCGCTAATACAAACCAAGTCCAGAAACCTTCTGGAAGCTAATCAGGAGGGTTGGCTTCCCCTGCATGAGTCTGCCTACTACGGCCATATTGATTGTCTAAATATTTTGCTAAGTG CCGAACCGGGGACAATTAACAGAAGAACCCTAAAGAACCAAACGCCGCTTCTTCTGGCCGTGACTCGCCGACATTTAGCTTGTGTCAGATATCTCTTGGAGAAAGGTGCTGATGTCAACCTGGCAAACATCCAATGGGAGACTCCACTGTACAAAG CTTGTGAAAAGGGAACCGAAGAAGCTGTTGCTCTTCTGATAAGACACGGAGCATCAACAAACAAGGCAACTGAGCAAGGCTCAACACCATTGCATGAAGCAGTAGCAAGCAAAAAGGTGGAGATATGCAAGATGCTACTGCAAGCAAAGGCAAATCTGATGGCTAAAAACGTTTATGGCATAGATCCTCTATTCACAGCAGCTCAGTGTGGCACTTCTGAAGTTCTTAGCTTCCTGATCATGAAAG GTGCAGACATCAACACTCAGGCTAACGATGGTGCTTCAGCCTTGTATGAAGCCTCTAAAAATGGTCACACAAAAGTTGTGGAAATACTCTTATCCAAAAGGGCTGACGTTAACAAAGCTAACAAAGCTGGACTACTTCCTATTCATGTTGCTGCTAAAAATGGACATGATGG AATTGTTGCCATGCTAATATCAAGAACTAGCAAGGCCAAAATAAAGCACTGTGGCATAAGTCCTCTTCATATGGCTGCAGAACGCAACAGAGACAATATTCTTGAGATGCTGATAGAGGGCGGTTTGGATGTCAACTTCATGCTGTCAGAGAATTGGTCCAAAATGTATGAGGATCGTCGAAGCACCACACTCTACTGTGCTGTTTGCAACAGTAATGTTGATGCAACCACAATGCTCCTGGAGGCTGGTGCGAAACCAAACTTGGACACTTTCAATCCTCTTCTTGTTGCTGTGAGGAAGGGCCGCATGGAAATTGTCAAGCTTCTGGTCGACTATGGTGCACATATCAACTCCATCCTTCCAACTCATCCTACCGACTTCCCGGCTGCTCTGATTTTTTGCCTGAACTACTTGCCAATGTTTAAGTACCTCATGGATAATGGGTGTGATGCCCTATCGTGTTTTAAGTGTGACTACGGCAGCAATACTCACCCACccattaaatccaacagtgatTGCAGGGACAGGCTATATTACATCAGTGATGAAACTCCAAACAGCAGCATACAG TTCTGTGAGATGATCTCCAAGCCATCGGTCACCAGTTGGGCTGGACCTATCATAGACATACTGCTAGACTATGTGGGTCAAGTGAAGCTCTGTTCCAGACTTACTGAACACCTGGACAGTTACTGTGACTGGGCTCAAATCAAAGAGAAAGCAA tccatcacagggcaacaTACCCTCATACCCATGGCTAA
- the ppp4r4 gene encoding serine/threonine-protein phosphatase 4 regulatory subunit 4 isoform X1: MFISKMTLSQSGMFGQIDDLQDLTFIERPIRRSLKTAEEIEKLTVDEDLNDIERAVYLLSAGQDVQRASVIVNLPNLVRQNPAETFRRVVPKVREVLHVAGADMQLAAAGSFLTVLQDDIVLIQTHTHSILQIVLLNLDHRDTVVSSAWLETLLSAIDALPKETIRQEILSPLVSKAQLSQSLPTRLASCRILGKVAAKFESSVVKKDLLPLVRSLCQDVEYEVRSCMCHQLENIARGIGPEHTKVVVLPELVELARDEGSTVRLAAFDTIINLLEMFDNDDKTRVVFPLVKTFCEKCFKADEAVLASLSFQYGKLCHGLSASFTDEQHLWFLEFYKKLCCLGLQHENGHCESQPYPLELENKYALVRRNCAYNFPAMVLFADPNHFLSELYRTFSSLCHDPEISVRRTAAEGFHEVVKLLGPNVHYVHKELITLLQDDSLEVLDALLNHLQETLELATSRGEGAGPESKQVTIPDLVPALVSAEQKAASSLRWRVHEKLLQRYSCLPRVISGDHIYFRFLQRMFSIVTTNNVLPVQKEAARTLCVFLRYNRKQEQRQEIISKIMQELAQGRSYWNRLRFLDLCDIAIDLFSKSYFCKHFLLQALELITDPVANVRYKLCYMLPRLRSTIRLPADKQLLQQLEFCVRKLLCREKDKDVVATLRKTVLELDKMDITEPYHKRHERDLLDQKKEKEEALLLEMELLERQQSEAKLTGEKHGEKKRRDSKAGLSATKGMSGSTSGATLSTSAGKEMRRAKLARSRSLSSHPNTPKMSNSDKTLKVKESGSCPGSGKSSIITINDDALRPHHFVASSSTSLSQTPSTSSMPVLIRSNTSSSVEHRSSNKDTQSRKLSIQRKSNSFGMQSGRE; this comes from the exons ATGTTCATCAGCAAGATGACCCTGAGTCAGTCCGGTATGTTTGGACAGATCGATGACCTACAGGACCTGACGTTTATCGAGAGACCTATACGCAGGAGTCTAAAG ACTGCAGAAGAGATCGAGAAGTTAACTGTAGATGAAGATCTGAATGACATCGAGCGAGCAGTCTACCTCCTCAG cgcCGGGCAGGACGTCCAGCGAGCCAGCGTGATCGTGAACCTGCCAAACCTGGTGCGTCAGAACCCAGCCGAGACGTTCAGAAGAGTGGTGCCAAAAGTCAGG GAAGTGTTGCACGTAGCCGGGGCGGACATGCAGCTCGCCGCAGCAGGCTCTTTCCTCACCGTCCTTCAGGACGACATCGTCCTCAtccagacgcacacacactcgatCCTACAGATCGTCCTCCTCAACTTAGACCATCGGGACACAG TGGTCAGCAGCGCTTGGCTCGAGACTTTGTTATCAGCTATCGACGCTTTACCGAAGGAAACCATCAGACAGGAA ATTCTGAGCCCACTGGTTTCCAAAGCTCAGCTCTCGCAGTCTTTACCGACTCGTCTGGCCAGCTGTCGCATCCTGGGGAAGGTGGCTGCCAAATTTGAGTCATCAGT GGTGAAGAAGGACCTGCTGCCTCTGGTCAGGTCGTTGTGTCAGGACGTGGAGTACGAGGTGCGCTCCTGCATGTGTCACCAGCTGGAGAACATCGCCAGGGGAATtgg ACCGGAACATACGAAGGTCGTGGTGCTGCCGGAGCTGGTGGAGCTGGCACGTGATGAGGGCAGCACTGTGAGACTGGCAGCCTTCGACACCATCATCAACCTCCTGGAGATGTTCGACAACG ACGACAAGACACGTGTCGTGTTCCCACTGGTGAAGACGTTCTGTGAGAAGTGCTTTAAAGCTGATGAGGCAGTGCTGGCATCACTGTCGTTTCAGTACGGCAAACTGTGTCACGGCCTCTCAG CATCTTTTACAGACGAGCAGCACCTCTGGTTCCTGGAGTTCTATAAGAAATTGTGCTGCCTCGGACTTCAGCATGAGAACGGCCACTGTGAGAGCCAACCTTACCCTCTCGAGCTAGAGAACAAGTACGCGCTGGTGCGCCGGAACTGCGCCTACAATTTCCCG GCCATGGTGTTATTTGCTGATCCGAACCACTTTCTGTCCGAGCTGTACCGGACCTTCTCGAGCCTGTGCCACGATCCTGAGATCTCGGTGCGGCGCACGGCTGCCGAGGGGTTCCATGAG GTGGTTAAACTGCTTGGTCCGAATGTGCATTATGTACACAAAGAACTGATCACCTTACTGCAGGATGACTCATTAGAG GTACTGGATGCTCTACTCAATCATCTCCAGGAGACATTAGAGCTGGCAACATCTAGGGGAGAGGGAGCAGGACCTGAGAGCAAG CAGGTGACCATTCCTGATCTAGTTCCTGCTCTGGTGAGCGCTGAGCAGAAGGCAGCATCCTCACTGCGCTGGCGTGTCCATGAGAAGCTGCTGCAGCGTTACTCCTGTCTGCCTCGTGTCATCTCCGGAGACCATATCTACTTCCGCTTCCTGCAGAGGATGTTCAGCATCGTCACCACCAAT aATGTTTTACCGGTGCAGAAGGAAGCCGCCCGcacgctgtgtgtgtttctgcgctATAATCGCAAGCAGGAGCAGAGACAAGAGATCATCAGCAAAATAATGCAGG AGCTTGCTCAAGGGCGGAGCTACTGGAACCGTTTACGTTTTCTGGACCTGTGTGACATCGCTATAGACCTCTTCTCTAAATCCTACTTCTGTAAGCACTTCCTCCTGCAGGCACTGGAGCTCATCACCGACCCCGTGGCTAACGTCAG GTATAAACTGTGCTACATGCTGCCCAGGCTCAGGTCTACCATCCGGCTCCCTGCAGATAAACAGCTGCTTCAGCAGCTGGAGTTCTGTGTGAGAAAACTGCTCTGTCGTGAGAAGGACAAAGACGTTGTAGCTACCTTGCGCAAG acAGTTCTGGAGCTGGACAAAATGGACATTACGGAACCG TATCATAAAAGGCATGAAAGAGATCTGTTGGACcaaaagaaggagaaggaggaggctTTACTGCTGGAAATG GAACTGTTGGAACGGCAGCAGAGTGAAGCCAAACTGACCGGAGAGAAACACGGTGAAAAAAAGA GACGAGACAGCAAAGCTGGACTGTCTGCTACCAAAGGCATGTCAGGGTCCACATCTGGAGCCACTCTGTCCACATCTGCTG GTAAGGAGATGCGGAGAGCCAAACTAGCTCGAAGTCGTTCCCTCAGCAGCCACCCGAACACTCCTAAAATGTCCAACTCTGATAAAACCCT aaaagtaaaagaatCAGGAAGTTGTCCTGGATCAGGGAAGAGCTCCATTATAACAATTAATG aTGACGCCCTGAGACCCCATCATTTTGTGGCGTCCTCGTCCACATCGCTGTCCCAGACTCCCTCCACCTCGTCCATGCCCGTGTTGATCCGAAGCAACACAAGCAGCTCCGTAGAGCATCGCAGCAGcaacaaagacacacagtcCAGAAAACTCTCCAT
- the ppp4r4 gene encoding serine/threonine-protein phosphatase 4 regulatory subunit 4 isoform X2 yields MFISKMTLSQSGMFGQIDDLQDLTFIERPIRRSLKTAEEIEKLTVDEDLNDIERAVYLLSAGQDVQRASVIVNLPNLVRQNPAETFRRVVPKVREVLHVAGADMQLAAAGSFLTVLQDDIVLIQTHTHSILQIVLLNLDHRDTVVSSAWLETLLSAIDALPKETIRQEILSPLVSKAQLSQSLPTRLASCRILGKVAAKFESSVVKKDLLPLVRSLCQDVEYEVRSCMCHQLENIARGIGPEHTKVVVLPELVELARDEGSTVRLAAFDTIINLLEMFDNDDKTRVVFPLVKTFCEKCFKADEAVLASLSFQYGKLCHGLSASFTDEQHLWFLEFYKKLCCLGLQHENGHCESQPYPLELENKYALVRRNCAYNFPAMVLFADPNHFLSELYRTFSSLCHDPEISVRRTAAEGFHEVVKLLGPNVHYVHKELITLLQDDSLEVLDALLNHLQETLELATSRGEGAGPESKVTIPDLVPALVSAEQKAASSLRWRVHEKLLQRYSCLPRVISGDHIYFRFLQRMFSIVTTNNVLPVQKEAARTLCVFLRYNRKQEQRQEIISKIMQELAQGRSYWNRLRFLDLCDIAIDLFSKSYFCKHFLLQALELITDPVANVRYKLCYMLPRLRSTIRLPADKQLLQQLEFCVRKLLCREKDKDVVATLRKTVLELDKMDITEPYHKRHERDLLDQKKEKEEALLLEMELLERQQSEAKLTGEKHGEKKRRDSKAGLSATKGMSGSTSGATLSTSAGKEMRRAKLARSRSLSSHPNTPKMSNSDKTLKVKESGSCPGSGKSSIITINDDALRPHHFVASSSTSLSQTPSTSSMPVLIRSNTSSSVEHRSSNKDTQSRKLSIQRKSNSFGMQSGRE; encoded by the exons ATGTTCATCAGCAAGATGACCCTGAGTCAGTCCGGTATGTTTGGACAGATCGATGACCTACAGGACCTGACGTTTATCGAGAGACCTATACGCAGGAGTCTAAAG ACTGCAGAAGAGATCGAGAAGTTAACTGTAGATGAAGATCTGAATGACATCGAGCGAGCAGTCTACCTCCTCAG cgcCGGGCAGGACGTCCAGCGAGCCAGCGTGATCGTGAACCTGCCAAACCTGGTGCGTCAGAACCCAGCCGAGACGTTCAGAAGAGTGGTGCCAAAAGTCAGG GAAGTGTTGCACGTAGCCGGGGCGGACATGCAGCTCGCCGCAGCAGGCTCTTTCCTCACCGTCCTTCAGGACGACATCGTCCTCAtccagacgcacacacactcgatCCTACAGATCGTCCTCCTCAACTTAGACCATCGGGACACAG TGGTCAGCAGCGCTTGGCTCGAGACTTTGTTATCAGCTATCGACGCTTTACCGAAGGAAACCATCAGACAGGAA ATTCTGAGCCCACTGGTTTCCAAAGCTCAGCTCTCGCAGTCTTTACCGACTCGTCTGGCCAGCTGTCGCATCCTGGGGAAGGTGGCTGCCAAATTTGAGTCATCAGT GGTGAAGAAGGACCTGCTGCCTCTGGTCAGGTCGTTGTGTCAGGACGTGGAGTACGAGGTGCGCTCCTGCATGTGTCACCAGCTGGAGAACATCGCCAGGGGAATtgg ACCGGAACATACGAAGGTCGTGGTGCTGCCGGAGCTGGTGGAGCTGGCACGTGATGAGGGCAGCACTGTGAGACTGGCAGCCTTCGACACCATCATCAACCTCCTGGAGATGTTCGACAACG ACGACAAGACACGTGTCGTGTTCCCACTGGTGAAGACGTTCTGTGAGAAGTGCTTTAAAGCTGATGAGGCAGTGCTGGCATCACTGTCGTTTCAGTACGGCAAACTGTGTCACGGCCTCTCAG CATCTTTTACAGACGAGCAGCACCTCTGGTTCCTGGAGTTCTATAAGAAATTGTGCTGCCTCGGACTTCAGCATGAGAACGGCCACTGTGAGAGCCAACCTTACCCTCTCGAGCTAGAGAACAAGTACGCGCTGGTGCGCCGGAACTGCGCCTACAATTTCCCG GCCATGGTGTTATTTGCTGATCCGAACCACTTTCTGTCCGAGCTGTACCGGACCTTCTCGAGCCTGTGCCACGATCCTGAGATCTCGGTGCGGCGCACGGCTGCCGAGGGGTTCCATGAG GTGGTTAAACTGCTTGGTCCGAATGTGCATTATGTACACAAAGAACTGATCACCTTACTGCAGGATGACTCATTAGAG GTACTGGATGCTCTACTCAATCATCTCCAGGAGACATTAGAGCTGGCAACATCTAGGGGAGAGGGAGCAGGACCTGAGAGCAAG GTGACCATTCCTGATCTAGTTCCTGCTCTGGTGAGCGCTGAGCAGAAGGCAGCATCCTCACTGCGCTGGCGTGTCCATGAGAAGCTGCTGCAGCGTTACTCCTGTCTGCCTCGTGTCATCTCCGGAGACCATATCTACTTCCGCTTCCTGCAGAGGATGTTCAGCATCGTCACCACCAAT aATGTTTTACCGGTGCAGAAGGAAGCCGCCCGcacgctgtgtgtgtttctgcgctATAATCGCAAGCAGGAGCAGAGACAAGAGATCATCAGCAAAATAATGCAGG AGCTTGCTCAAGGGCGGAGCTACTGGAACCGTTTACGTTTTCTGGACCTGTGTGACATCGCTATAGACCTCTTCTCTAAATCCTACTTCTGTAAGCACTTCCTCCTGCAGGCACTGGAGCTCATCACCGACCCCGTGGCTAACGTCAG GTATAAACTGTGCTACATGCTGCCCAGGCTCAGGTCTACCATCCGGCTCCCTGCAGATAAACAGCTGCTTCAGCAGCTGGAGTTCTGTGTGAGAAAACTGCTCTGTCGTGAGAAGGACAAAGACGTTGTAGCTACCTTGCGCAAG acAGTTCTGGAGCTGGACAAAATGGACATTACGGAACCG TATCATAAAAGGCATGAAAGAGATCTGTTGGACcaaaagaaggagaaggaggaggctTTACTGCTGGAAATG GAACTGTTGGAACGGCAGCAGAGTGAAGCCAAACTGACCGGAGAGAAACACGGTGAAAAAAAGA GACGAGACAGCAAAGCTGGACTGTCTGCTACCAAAGGCATGTCAGGGTCCACATCTGGAGCCACTCTGTCCACATCTGCTG GTAAGGAGATGCGGAGAGCCAAACTAGCTCGAAGTCGTTCCCTCAGCAGCCACCCGAACACTCCTAAAATGTCCAACTCTGATAAAACCCT aaaagtaaaagaatCAGGAAGTTGTCCTGGATCAGGGAAGAGCTCCATTATAACAATTAATG aTGACGCCCTGAGACCCCATCATTTTGTGGCGTCCTCGTCCACATCGCTGTCCCAGACTCCCTCCACCTCGTCCATGCCCGTGTTGATCCGAAGCAACACAAGCAGCTCCGTAGAGCATCGCAGCAGcaacaaagacacacagtcCAGAAAACTCTCCAT